A single Photobacterium toruni DNA region contains:
- a CDS encoding sulfatase has protein sequence MKVTRRSFIHYAASASVSAAALTSMGVMGQPIAPKKNNVLFIAIDDLNDWIGALGAHPQAKTPNIDRLFHRSTAFINAHCQVPVCGPSRTALLTGMSPTTTGLYTNKELGIKPFAPVAESVLGRSPVLPQHFKNNGYYTMASGKISHHGTADFRHAEQWHEEIPLYVIGSRDAHIFANGYGYGSYGKDDHKYYPFPVGGGQIIQSEHYGPGTPGMSLCSGALERRDIPNGGVMPDEYFADWTVERLKKTYDKPFFMACGFIRPHVPYTAPKEYFDLFPLDDVIVPEIISKEMADIPLYGKALALGIIPNGDAAAVEKINMRKELVQAYLACIAFVDAQVGKLLDTLDASPHAHNTTVIFWGDHGQNFGEHMNYRKQTLWGESTRVPLLISEAGQKQGQICRQAVSLLDVYPTLVEMCGLPKVATNEGISLVPLLRNPNFDRKIPVLTTYGYQCHAIRDQRYTYIRYRDGGEELYDRSVDADEHHNLASDKQYQAIKIKMAQWLPQNDALPFGMKDFDNEGGDFITKILAKFENNGIPEYLQ, from the coding sequence ATGAAAGTAACTAGACGTTCATTTATTCATTACGCTGCTTCAGCGTCGGTATCAGCTGCTGCATTAACTAGCATGGGAGTTATGGGGCAACCGATAGCACCTAAAAAAAATAATGTGTTGTTTATTGCTATTGATGATCTCAATGATTGGATCGGTGCATTAGGCGCACACCCACAGGCAAAAACACCTAATATTGATCGTTTGTTTCATCGCTCGACCGCATTTATCAATGCCCATTGCCAAGTACCAGTGTGTGGACCTTCACGTACTGCTTTATTAACGGGAATGAGTCCAACCACTACGGGGCTATACACTAATAAAGAATTAGGTATTAAACCCTTTGCACCTGTTGCTGAGTCGGTTTTAGGCCGCTCACCCGTTTTACCACAACATTTTAAAAATAATGGTTATTACACCATGGCATCTGGGAAAATATCTCACCATGGTACGGCAGACTTTCGTCATGCAGAGCAGTGGCATGAAGAGATACCACTCTATGTTATTGGTTCTCGTGATGCGCATATTTTTGCCAATGGCTATGGTTATGGATCATATGGTAAAGATGATCATAAATACTATCCGTTTCCTGTCGGTGGTGGACAAATTATTCAATCTGAGCATTATGGTCCAGGTACACCGGGAATGTCTTTGTGCAGTGGCGCATTAGAGCGACGAGATATACCCAACGGTGGTGTTATGCCTGATGAATATTTTGCTGATTGGACCGTTGAACGGCTAAAGAAAACCTATGATAAACCGTTTTTTATGGCGTGTGGCTTTATTCGACCGCATGTTCCTTACACTGCTCCAAAAGAGTATTTTGATTTATTCCCGCTTGATGATGTGATTGTGCCAGAAATAATAAGCAAAGAAATGGCAGATATTCCATTATATGGTAAAGCGTTAGCATTGGGGATCATTCCTAATGGTGATGCAGCTGCGGTTGAAAAAATTAATATGCGAAAAGAGTTAGTTCAAGCCTATCTTGCTTGTATTGCCTTTGTTGATGCACAAGTGGGTAAATTACTTGATACTTTAGATGCCAGTCCTCATGCTCACAATACCACGGTTATCTTTTGGGGCGATCACGGGCAGAACTTTGGTGAGCATATGAATTATCGTAAGCAAACCTTATGGGGAGAATCAACGCGAGTGCCATTATTAATCAGTGAAGCAGGGCAGAAACAAGGGCAGATATGTCGTCAAGCGGTAAGTTTACTTGATGTTTATCCCACACTTGTTGAGATGTGCGGTTTACCAAAAGTCGCCACTAATGAAGGTATTTCACTGGTGCCGTTACTTCGAAACCCAAACTTTGACCGTAAAATTCCCGTTCTAACTACTTATGGCTATCAATGTCATGCGATTCGTGATCAACGTTATACTTATATTCGTTATCGTGATGGTGGCGAAGAACTTTATGATCGCAGCGTTGATGCTGATGAACACCATAATTTAGCGTCTGATAAACAATATCAAGCGATTAAAATTAAGATGGCGCAATGGTTACCCCAAAATGATGCATTACCGTTTGGAATGAAAGACTTTGATAACGAAGGCGGTGATTTTATTACTAAGATCCTTGCCAAGTTTGAAAACAATGGTATTCCAGAATACTTGCAGTAA
- a CDS encoding succinylglutamate desuccinylase/aspartoacylase family protein: MTTQFTGDTINNIAVISALNVDDLAIGQHQFWFNVATNALNQDQHLPVWVFKGQQAGKKVMITAGIHGDELNGILTAQQLARQLQQTDICGCVIIVPAINLSGIVHHRDFHGADHDLSTVNLNRYFPGNNQGNAAERYLAQLWQHLLLPNADIAIDLHTQTTGTCYPLYVFADFRIESALAMARLMTPDAILNDPGDQGVLETVWNQHGVSAITVEVGSGKITQPTLINRAVIGIMQVIKNQHHLTAATLTPCAIEADNVTSIRADVGGLTLTNVEMLATVSKGDIIATQYDLFGNEVKHYIAPRDGIVLSHNTDALRDAGALIVRLIHD; the protein is encoded by the coding sequence ATCACGACCCAATTCACAGGCGATACTATTAATAATATTGCGGTGATTTCAGCATTGAATGTAGACGATCTCGCTATTGGTCAGCACCAATTTTGGTTTAATGTTGCAACTAATGCATTAAATCAAGATCAACATTTACCCGTGTGGGTATTTAAAGGTCAGCAAGCGGGTAAAAAAGTGATGATCACCGCTGGTATTCATGGCGATGAACTTAATGGTATTTTAACTGCGCAACAACTGGCTCGTCAGCTACAACAGACTGATATTTGTGGCTGTGTGATTATTGTTCCTGCAATTAATTTATCGGGGATTGTTCATCATCGTGATTTTCATGGCGCTGATCACGATTTATCTACCGTGAATCTTAACCGCTATTTTCCTGGTAACAACCAAGGAAATGCCGCTGAACGTTATCTTGCTCAACTATGGCAGCATTTATTGTTACCTAATGCTGACATTGCGATAGATCTTCATACTCAAACCACGGGAACCTGTTACCCGCTCTATGTATTTGCTGATTTCCGGATTGAATCAGCACTGGCGATGGCAAGGTTAATGACACCTGACGCAATTTTAAATGATCCAGGCGATCAGGGAGTATTAGAAACCGTTTGGAATCAGCATGGCGTTAGCGCGATCACTGTTGAAGTAGGTAGTGGCAAGATTACTCAACCGACGTTAATTAATCGTGCTGTCATTGGAATTATGCAAGTTATTAAAAACCAACACCATTTAACAGCTGCGACCTTAACACCTTGTGCAATAGAAGCGGATAACGTGACATCTATTCGCGCTGATGTCGGTGGACTAACACTCACAAATGTTGAGATGCTAGCAACTGTAAGCAAGGGCGATATTATCGCAACACAATATGACCTGTTTGGTAATGAGGTTAAACATTATATTGCTCCTCGTGATGGCATTGTATTAAGCCACAATACTGATGCTTTACGAGATGCAGGAGCATTAATTGTCCGTCTTATTCACGATTAA
- the yfcC gene encoding putative basic amino acid antiporter YfcC, giving the protein MQNSIEHPTTADTNKSWQVPDTLIIIFIVGVLATILTYLIPAGSFSQHAVSFIADGVEKTRNVIDPASFKYAIDANGEKIYNTVGFFSAGGGIGLMNFMFEGLVSGSKWGSAVGVIMFMLVIGGAFGVVMRTGAIDAGILALIHKTKGNDFLFIPVLFVLFSLGGAVFGMGEEAIAFAIIIAPLMLRLGYDGITTVMVTYVATQVGFASSWMNPFSVAIAQGIAGIPVLSGMTVRIPLWVGFTLMGVIFTMRYAAKIKRNPELSYSFKTDQFLRDKTAEVKQSQWNIGYTLVIITVAITTGWVVWGVVAHAWYIPEIASQFFTMGFIAGIIGIIFKLNNMTLNDIASSFKEGAGVMLAPALLVGCAKGVLLILGDGSADEPSVLNSILNSAGGAISGIPDVAAVWIMYLFQSVFNFFVTSGSGQAALTMPLLAPLGDIAGVSRQVTVLAFQLGDGFTNIVVPTSASLMGTLGVCRIDWGDWIRFSWRFMLLLFITSSVTVVCAHLAGFN; this is encoded by the coding sequence TTGCAAAATTCTATAGAACACCCAACAACAGCCGATACTAACAAATCATGGCAAGTTCCTGATACGTTAATTATTATTTTTATCGTGGGTGTGTTAGCAACCATCCTCACTTATCTCATTCCCGCGGGTAGTTTTTCACAACATGCAGTAAGCTTTATTGCCGATGGTGTAGAAAAAACACGAAATGTCATTGATCCCGCATCTTTCAAATATGCCATTGATGCTAATGGTGAAAAAATCTATAACACGGTCGGATTCTTTAGTGCTGGCGGTGGTATAGGCTTAATGAACTTTATGTTCGAGGGCTTGGTTTCTGGTAGCAAATGGGGATCAGCCGTTGGCGTCATTATGTTCATGCTGGTTATCGGTGGAGCCTTTGGTGTCGTTATGCGTACTGGAGCCATTGATGCGGGTATTTTAGCACTGATTCATAAAACAAAAGGCAATGACTTTTTATTCATTCCCGTTCTCTTTGTCTTGTTTTCATTGGGTGGTGCTGTTTTTGGTATGGGTGAAGAAGCAATAGCCTTTGCGATTATTATTGCCCCACTCATGCTGCGTCTTGGTTATGACGGTATTACAACGGTCATGGTGACTTATGTTGCAACCCAAGTTGGTTTTGCATCATCATGGATGAACCCTTTCTCAGTCGCTATTGCACAAGGTATTGCAGGCATCCCTGTACTTTCAGGCATGACAGTTCGTATTCCATTATGGGTAGGTTTCACTTTAATGGGTGTGATCTTTACCATGCGTTATGCCGCTAAAATAAAACGTAACCCTGAATTATCTTATAGTTTTAAAACCGATCAGTTTTTACGTGATAAAACAGCTGAGGTTAAACAATCACAGTGGAATATCGGTTATACCTTAGTGATCATTACTGTTGCAATCACAACAGGTTGGGTTGTTTGGGGCGTAGTTGCACACGCATGGTATATTCCTGAAATCGCATCCCAATTTTTCACGATGGGTTTTATTGCCGGTATTATTGGTATTATTTTCAAACTCAATAATATGACATTAAATGATATTGCGAGTTCATTTAAAGAAGGAGCGGGAGTCATGCTTGCTCCTGCCCTACTGGTTGGTTGTGCTAAGGGCGTCTTATTAATACTAGGTGATGGCTCTGCTGATGAACCGAGCGTACTCAATAGCATTTTAAACAGTGCTGGCGGTGCAATTAGTGGTATTCCAGATGTCGCTGCAGTATGGATCATGTACCTCTTCCAATCCGTGTTTAATTTCTTTGTAACATCAGGTTCTGGTCAAGCTGCACTTACAATGCCTTTACTCGCACCTTTAGGTGATATTGCTGGTGTTTCTCGTCAAGTAACAGTGCTTGCGTTCCAGTTAGGCGATGGTTTTACCAATATCGTGGTACCAACATCAGCATCATTAATGGGAACATTAGGAGTATGTCGTATTGACTGGGGTGATTGGATTCGTTTTAGCTGGCGCTTTATGTTGCTACTGTTCATTACTTCAAGTGTGACAGTGGTTTGTGCTCACCTAGCAGGATTTAATTAA
- a CDS encoding LysR family transcriptional regulator, whose amino-acid sequence MFKLMIQFIQVAKTQNVTQAANNLCLSQPTLSHNMQKLEEKLGSKLFNRNSKGITLTSSGELLYEQAKMMQNLYENTLNKLEKNKLRHQTELKIGCGDAWWQLFIRDCVQEFRDTYPHSNISVDVGNHLQLMNLLLSDEISIFVGHEILGLAQYEDILFHPLFQCSEEVYVRKGHPLLEITCSNEDIARFPSVDLGASKKRYSHLVQKQNEELNTFQKRHYLQEKVIYNTNSLLTAIDLLQNSDAILPYPMTMRDYFAEFNLVPLQMKECFSKATIGAYLHKDGQQNKQSTALLEQFKEAIKKAPQINSKI is encoded by the coding sequence ATGTTTAAATTAATGATTCAATTCATTCAAGTAGCTAAAACTCAAAACGTCACTCAAGCTGCTAATAATCTCTGTTTAAGTCAACCGACATTAAGTCACAACATGCAGAAGTTAGAAGAGAAGCTGGGCAGTAAATTGTTTAATCGTAACTCAAAAGGGATCACCCTAACCTCTAGTGGTGAATTACTTTACGAACAAGCAAAAATGATGCAAAACCTCTATGAGAACACCCTTAATAAACTAGAAAAGAATAAGCTTCGACATCAAACCGAACTCAAAATTGGCTGTGGTGATGCATGGTGGCAGCTGTTTATTCGAGATTGTGTGCAAGAGTTTAGAGATACCTATCCTCACAGTAATATCTCTGTTGATGTAGGTAATCACCTGCAATTAATGAACTTATTACTTAGTGATGAAATCAGCATTTTTGTCGGTCATGAAATATTAGGCCTAGCGCAATATGAAGACATACTATTCCACCCTCTTTTTCAATGCAGTGAAGAAGTCTATGTAAGAAAAGGGCATCCTTTACTTGAAATCACCTGTAGCAATGAAGATATTGCTCGCTTTCCATCGGTTGATTTAGGGGCATCTAAAAAACGATATTCACATTTAGTTCAAAAACAAAATGAAGAATTAAACACATTTCAAAAACGCCACTATTTGCAAGAAAAGGTTATCTACAATACCAACTCACTGCTAACGGCCATTGATTTACTGCAAAACAGTGATGCTATTTTGCCTTACCCAATGACAATGAGAGATTACTTCGCTGAATTTAATCTTGTTCCACTACAAATGAAAGAATGTTTTAGTAAAGCTACGATTGGCGCGTATTTACACAAAGATGGTCAGCAAAATAAACAAAGTACTGCGCTATTAGAACAATTCAAAGAAGCAATTAAAAAAGCGCCTCAAATTAATAGTAAAATTTAA
- a CDS encoding glycoside hydrolase family 13 protein translates to MITKAAIYHRSHSSYSYMYDKETLHLRIRTAKGEVDNATLRIGDPYDWTFGGGGGNLNAEDAMGWSGGENFVMKKECETELFDYWFCEAQPRFSRARYAFLLEGKDNETLLVTEKQIFTITDDADPVLSQLLNFYCFPYMNPTDVFSPPHWVKETVWYQIFPERFANGDPSISPSNALPWGSEDPKIDSFFGGDLQGVIDHLDYLQDLGITGLYFTPITEGKTNHKYDTVDYLKVDPAFGYDDTVRALITEAHKRGMKVMLDAVFNHIGADSLQWQDVIKNGKDSKYIDWFYIDKFPLVDESKKDQHSKEYLNYRAFAFAQNMPKLNTENPEVMEYLLEVGRYWVRNFDIDAWRLDVANEVDQRFWRRFRNELKAIKPEIYILGEAWHDSMNWLAGDQFDAVMNYPLSDAMIGFFAHGNLNASQFKYAVNDVNTSYPIAVNEVAFSLLDSHDTARILHRCNGNKEKVKLAYLFQFTHSGTPCIYYGSEIGLDGGADPLNRKCMIWDESKHDMGMKHHIMQIIKLRKQHPALRVHNINWLMSDDEQQCLIYQKILKDECITVVINNSANAVDITLPDGLSNHNVFDIYNEIACKLEETLTLAPFSFAMYQNEK, encoded by the coding sequence ATGATCACAAAAGCCGCAATTTATCATCGTTCTCACTCTAGCTACTCATACATGTATGATAAAGAAACTCTTCATTTACGCATTCGTACCGCAAAAGGCGAAGTCGATAACGCCACATTACGAATTGGTGATCCATACGATTGGACATTCGGTGGCGGTGGCGGCAACCTCAATGCAGAAGATGCGATGGGTTGGAGTGGCGGCGAAAACTTTGTCATGAAAAAAGAGTGTGAAACAGAATTGTTTGATTACTGGTTCTGCGAAGCGCAACCGCGATTTTCCCGCGCTCGCTATGCTTTTCTTCTAGAAGGTAAAGACAACGAAACACTGCTCGTTACTGAAAAACAAATTTTCACTATCACCGATGATGCAGATCCTGTATTAAGCCAATTACTCAATTTTTACTGCTTCCCATACATGAACCCAACAGATGTATTTAGCCCACCACATTGGGTAAAAGAGACAGTTTGGTATCAAATATTCCCTGAGCGTTTTGCCAATGGTGATCCCTCAATCTCCCCAAGCAATGCACTTCCTTGGGGCTCTGAAGATCCAAAAATCGACAGCTTCTTTGGTGGTGATTTACAAGGCGTTATTGACCATCTTGATTACTTGCAAGATCTTGGTATTACCGGTTTATATTTCACCCCAATTACTGAAGGCAAAACCAATCACAAATACGATACTGTTGATTATTTAAAAGTTGACCCAGCCTTTGGTTACGACGACACGGTAAGAGCGCTAATTACAGAAGCTCATAAACGTGGCATGAAAGTCATGCTAGATGCCGTATTCAATCATATTGGTGCCGATTCTCTTCAATGGCAAGATGTCATTAAAAACGGTAAAGATTCAAAATACATTGATTGGTTCTATATCGATAAATTCCCTCTTGTAGACGAGTCTAAAAAAGATCAACACAGTAAAGAATATCTCAACTATCGCGCCTTTGCCTTTGCGCAAAACATGCCAAAGTTAAATACCGAAAACCCAGAAGTGATGGAATACTTACTTGAAGTTGGTCGCTACTGGGTACGTAACTTTGATATTGATGCGTGGCGTTTAGACGTCGCCAACGAAGTTGACCAACGCTTCTGGCGACGCTTTCGTAATGAGTTAAAAGCGATTAAACCTGAGATCTACATCTTAGGTGAAGCGTGGCATGATTCAATGAATTGGCTTGCTGGTGACCAATTTGATGCCGTGATGAATTACCCATTATCAGATGCAATGATAGGATTCTTTGCTCACGGAAATCTCAATGCGAGTCAATTCAAATATGCAGTCAATGATGTTAATACAAGCTACCCTATTGCAGTCAATGAAGTGGCGTTTTCATTGTTAGATAGTCATGATACAGCTCGTATTCTTCATCGTTGTAATGGCAATAAAGAGAAAGTAAAACTGGCCTATTTATTCCAATTTACCCACAGTGGCACACCGTGTATTTATTATGGCAGTGAAATTGGTTTAGATGGCGGAGCCGATCCCTTAAATCGTAAATGCATGATTTGGGATGAAAGCAAACATGATATGGGCATGAAACACCATATTATGCAGATCATCAAATTACGCAAACAACACCCTGCATTACGTGTTCATAATATTAATTGGCTAATGAGTGATGATGAGCAGCAATGCCTTATCTACCAAAAAATCTTAAAAGACGAATGCATTACGGTGGTTATCAATAACAGTGCTAATGCGGTTGATATTACACTTCCTGATGGATTATCGAATCATAATGTCTTTGATATTTATAACGAAATCGCTTGCAAATTAGAAGAAACACTAACATTGGCTCCCTTTAGCTTCGCCATGTATCAAAACGAGAAGTAA
- a CDS encoding amylo-alpha-1,6-glucosidase — MKISLSKANFRDMDRLEESNYLLTNGLGGYSSLTLAGSCSRSDHALFMASLVAPNNRFNFIRHLDDRITLASGEAHPLSSQANVNPYDTVDSTLLFDNFSQTYLPEFTYGIRGIEITKTIVMAQGVNRLAVKYQIFNPLKQAFTLNVTPKYHFCAKGQNLSRQQEFTHQEGKISSNGQTLAYRHNGADSALENPRYEAGLYFSYDARDGRPATDAQIALHTIAFVGTETHEQFSIVFEAQEDRAVSLEAQTADEMINAEIKRQQTYIEHSKLHSIFGKQLVRASEQFVVDRDSTESKSIIAGYPFFADWGRDTMIALWGCNLSTNQFEDARQIFRTFIRYERRGVLPNLFPEAGVEPMYNTIDASLLFIVSLYEYYQASGDLEFIRDEAYECMTNIYQHYRNGTDFEIKMLDNGLISGGSGFDQLTWMDIRYGDIVPTPRHGCAVEINALWFNALSILNFFNQKLNKPMPELPALVEQVKTTFNDEFYNDAGYLNDWIKEGEVNQQIRPNQAYAVGLPFPILSQERARSVILTIYKELYSPLGLRSLAMSDPEFKAVCTGSHFDRDMAYHQGTVWGFMIGQFLMGILRQFPQDKDLVRIVEQFIAHNQDGLYEGCIGQLAEIYDGYAPSQSRGCFAQAWSVSEVLRVVKYYEQTIQK; from the coding sequence ATGAAAATCTCTCTTTCTAAAGCAAATTTTCGCGACATGGATCGCCTTGAAGAATCGAACTACCTGCTAACAAATGGACTAGGTGGTTATTCTTCTCTTACTCTTGCAGGCTCTTGCAGTCGAAGTGATCATGCGTTGTTTATGGCAAGCCTTGTTGCACCAAACAATCGCTTTAATTTTATACGTCATTTAGATGATCGCATTACATTAGCGAGTGGCGAAGCTCACCCACTGTCTTCACAAGCCAATGTCAACCCGTATGACACTGTCGATTCAACGCTATTATTTGATAATTTCAGTCAAACTTATCTTCCTGAATTTACTTATGGTATTCGCGGTATTGAAATCACCAAAACCATTGTGATGGCTCAAGGGGTAAACCGTCTTGCAGTTAAATATCAAATATTCAATCCATTGAAACAAGCATTTACGTTGAATGTAACACCAAAATACCACTTCTGTGCAAAAGGGCAGAACCTATCAAGACAGCAAGAATTTACCCATCAAGAAGGTAAAATCAGCAGTAATGGTCAGACATTAGCGTATCGTCACAACGGTGCTGATTCAGCATTAGAGAATCCTCGTTATGAAGCGGGTCTTTACTTCTCTTATGATGCTCGAGATGGTCGTCCTGCAACAGATGCTCAAATAGCGCTTCATACCATTGCCTTTGTAGGCACTGAAACGCACGAACAATTCTCGATTGTGTTTGAAGCACAAGAAGATCGCGCCGTTTCTCTAGAAGCGCAGACTGCCGATGAAATGATTAACGCAGAAATTAAGCGTCAACAAACCTACATTGAACACTCAAAACTACACAGTATTTTTGGCAAGCAATTAGTTCGTGCCAGTGAGCAATTTGTGGTAGATCGTGACTCGACTGAATCAAAATCAATCATTGCAGGCTACCCATTCTTTGCCGATTGGGGTCGTGACACCATGATTGCATTATGGGGCTGTAATTTATCGACCAATCAATTTGAAGACGCAAGACAGATCTTCCGTACCTTTATCCGTTACGAACGCCGTGGCGTTTTACCAAATCTTTTCCCTGAAGCTGGGGTTGAGCCAATGTATAACACCATTGATGCCTCGCTACTCTTCATTGTTAGCTTATATGAATATTACCAAGCGAGCGGCGATCTGGAGTTTATCCGTGATGAAGCATACGAGTGCATGACTAACATTTATCAGCATTATCGTAACGGTACTGACTTTGAGATTAAGATGCTTGATAACGGCTTGATCAGCGGCGGCAGCGGTTTTGATCAGCTTACTTGGATGGACATTCGTTACGGCGATATCGTACCAACCCCAAGACACGGATGTGCAGTAGAAATTAACGCGCTTTGGTTTAATGCGCTCTCTATTTTGAATTTCTTTAATCAAAAGCTGAATAAGCCGATGCCAGAATTACCTGCACTGGTAGAGCAAGTAAAAACCACCTTTAACGATGAGTTTTACAATGATGCAGGATACTTAAATGATTGGATTAAAGAGGGCGAAGTTAATCAACAAATCCGCCCAAATCAAGCCTATGCCGTTGGTTTACCTTTCCCTATTTTAAGCCAAGAAAGAGCACGTTCAGTCATTCTTACCATTTATAAAGAGTTGTATTCACCGTTAGGTTTACGCTCGCTTGCAATGAGTGATCCTGAATTTAAAGCAGTATGTACAGGCTCGCATTTTGACCGAGACATGGCCTACCACCAAGGCACAGTTTGGGGCTTTATGATTGGTCAATTCTTAATGGGGATCTTACGTCAATTCCCACAAGATAAAGACTTAGTTCGTATTGTGGAGCAGTTTATTGCACATAACCAAGATGGCCTATATGAAGGGTGTATTGGTCAATTGGCTGAAATCTATGATGGTTACGCACCAAGTCAATCTCGTGGTTGTTTTGCTCAAGCGTGGAGCGTCAGTGAAGTATTACGCGTTGTGAAATATTACGAACAAACGATTCAAAAGTAA
- a CDS encoding ABC transporter ATP-binding protein: protein MSKISLRNINKKYPNSDTCSVRDFNLDIEEGEFIVLVGPSGCGKSTTLRMIAGLEDITDGEFIIDGKVVNDVSSKDRDIAMVFQSYALYPHMSVRDNIGYGLKLRNYPSDEIKNSVDNISDDLFLKEYLERKPKELSGGQRQRVALGRAMVRTPKLYLMDEPLSNLDAKLRTTTRTEISRMHRAKGAITIYVTHDQVEAMTMADRIVLMSMGEVQQIGSPKELFTNPKNCFVATFMGMPSMNLIEGMYEGGQFMCPSFTITLNESDQQILNDTGYNGKSVTLGARSSAIRSGKKYRDAFPDCCFEVTALNSEYLGDAINVFFNAAPMNMFVGTLGTGEPDVEIDEKITLVIDNTKLHFFDTETEESIKYSIKSAEFKK, encoded by the coding sequence ATGAGCAAAATTTCATTAAGAAACATCAATAAAAAATACCCAAATTCTGATACCTGCTCGGTACGGGATTTCAATCTCGATATTGAAGAAGGGGAATTCATTGTTCTTGTCGGGCCATCAGGCTGTGGTAAATCCACCACCCTACGTATGATTGCTGGCTTAGAAGACATTACCGATGGCGAATTCATTATCGATGGCAAAGTAGTCAATGATGTCAGCTCAAAAGATCGTGATATTGCGATGGTATTCCAAAGCTACGCGCTGTACCCACACATGTCGGTACGAGACAACATTGGTTACGGCTTAAAATTACGTAATTACCCAAGTGATGAGATTAAAAACTCGGTTGATAATATTTCTGACGATTTATTTTTAAAAGAGTACCTAGAGCGTAAACCAAAAGAGTTGTCAGGCGGACAGCGTCAACGTGTGGCTTTAGGCCGTGCCATGGTTCGTACCCCTAAACTGTACCTAATGGATGAACCGTTAAGTAACTTGGATGCGAAGTTACGTACTACAACCCGTACTGAAATTTCTCGTATGCACAGAGCTAAGGGCGCAATCACCATTTACGTAACTCATGATCAAGTTGAAGCAATGACCATGGCGGATCGCATCGTATTAATGTCGATGGGTGAAGTTCAGCAAATTGGTTCTCCAAAAGAGCTATTTACTAACCCTAAAAACTGTTTTGTTGCGACTTTCATGGGTATGCCATCAATGAACCTTATTGAAGGAATGTACGAAGGTGGCCAGTTCATGTGTCCTTCTTTCACGATTACCTTAAATGAAAGTGACCAACAGATCTTAAACGACACAGGCTACAACGGAAAATCAGTGACGTTAGGCGCACGCTCTAGTGCCATTCGTTCTGGCAAGAAATACCGCGATGCGTTCCCTGATTGTTGTTTTGAAGTCACCGCACTTAACAGCGAATACTTAGGCGATGCGATCAACGTGTTCTTTAATGCCGCACCAATGAACATGTTTGTAGGCACACTGGGCACCGGTGAACCAGATGTAGAGATCGATGAAAAAATCACCTTAGTTATCGATAACACCAAGCTGCATTTCTTTGATACTGAGACGGAAGAGTCCATCAAGTACTCAATCAAATCTGCTGAATTTAAGAAATAG